Proteins co-encoded in one Streptococcus parauberis NCFD 2020 genomic window:
- a CDS encoding APC family permease, translated as MDSNKLSVQEREDAKFSLSGATLYGINAVIGSGIFLLPQSIYKGLGPASILVMAGTAVLTIMLAVCFAEVSGYFGKNGGAFQYSKRAFGDFIGFNVGILGWAVTIFAWAAMAAGFAKMFIITFPACEGMNVPLSIGLVILLSLMNIAGLKTSKILTITATIAKLIPIVAFAVCTLFFFKNGVGHFTPFVQLEDGQSLMSAVSGTAVYIFYGFIGFETLSIVAGEMRNPEKNVPRAILSSISIVSILYMLIIGGTIAMLGGGIMGTNAPVQDAFVKMIGPAGAWMVSIGALISITGLNMGESIMVPRYGAAIANEGLLPAGIAKENKNAAPVVAIAISSGIAIALLLSGSFETLATLSVVFRFFQYIPTALAVNKMRKLEPNADLTFRVPFGPVIPIVAVVISLLMIIGDNPMNVVYGIIGVIISSTIYYFMHGRKQATNTPKTTD; from the coding sequence ATGGATTCAAATAAACTTAGCGTGCAAGAACGGGAAGACGCAAAATTCTCACTTAGTGGAGCAACCTTATATGGTATCAATGCTGTAATTGGTTCAGGAATTTTCTTACTTCCACAAAGTATCTATAAAGGCTTAGGTCCAGCTTCAATTCTAGTAATGGCTGGGACAGCCGTATTAACAATTATGCTTGCAGTATGTTTTGCAGAAGTTTCCGGTTATTTTGGAAAAAATGGTGGGGCTTTCCAATATTCAAAACGTGCCTTTGGTGATTTCATCGGCTTTAATGTTGGTATTCTAGGCTGGGCAGTAACCATCTTTGCTTGGGCTGCTATGGCAGCTGGTTTTGCAAAAATGTTTATTATCACTTTCCCTGCATGTGAAGGCATGAACGTACCCCTTAGTATTGGTTTAGTTATTCTTCTTTCTTTAATGAATATTGCAGGTTTGAAAACATCAAAAATTTTAACCATTACAGCAACTATTGCAAAATTAATTCCAATTGTTGCCTTTGCAGTTTGCACTCTCTTCTTCTTTAAAAATGGAGTTGGTCATTTTACCCCATTTGTTCAATTAGAAGATGGACAAAGTTTGATGAGTGCCGTGTCAGGAACAGCAGTCTATATTTTCTATGGCTTCATTGGATTTGAAACACTTTCAATTGTTGCTGGTGAAATGCGCAACCCAGAAAAAAATGTGCCCCGTGCTATCTTAAGCTCAATCTCAATTGTATCTATTCTTTATATGCTTATCATTGGTGGAACTATCGCTATGTTAGGTGGTGGTATCATGGGTACAAATGCACCAGTACAAGATGCTTTTGTTAAAATGATTGGCCCTGCCGGAGCATGGATGGTTTCAATTGGTGCCCTTATTTCAATTACTGGTTTGAATATGGGAGAATCCATCATGGTTCCACGTTATGGTGCAGCTATTGCAAATGAAGGCCTATTACCAGCAGGTATTGCTAAAGAAAATAAAAATGCGGCTCCAGTTGTTGCCATTGCAATTTCCAGTGGTATTGCAATTGCTCTCTTGTTGTCAGGATCATTTGAAACATTAGCTACACTTTCTGTAGTATTCCGTTTCTTCCAATATATTCCAACTGCACTAGCTGTAAATAAAATGCGTAAACTTGAACCAAATGCTGATCTAACATTCCGTGTTCCTTTTGGTCCAGTTATTCCAATTGTTGCAGTTGTAATTAGTTTATTAATGATTATTGGTGATAACCCAATGAATGTTGTTTATGGTATTATTGGTGTCATTATTTCAAGTACTATTTACTACTTTATGCATGGACGTAAACAGGCAACAAATACTCCAAAAACAACAGATTAA
- the hutH gene encoding histidine ammonia-lyase: MTKILNLDGESLTLEDVVTVAREGQQCQIDENAKKEVTESRKIVDDIVREKRVVYGVTTGFGSLCNVSISPEDATQLQENLIRTHSSGFGDPLPEDTVRAIMLIRINSLVKGFSGIRLSTIEKLLELLNKGVHPYIPEKGSLGASGDLAPLAHMVLPILGLGKAYYKGELLPGKEALKKAGIEPIQLAAKEGLALINGTTVLTAIGALATYDAIQLLKLSDIAGALSLEVHNGINSPFEERLHTIRPQSGQLATARNIRNLIEGSKNISEATQNHVQDPYTLRCIPQIHGASKDSIAYVKEKVEIEINSVTDNPIICKDGHVISGGNFHGEPMAQPFDFLGIAISEIGNVSERRVERLVNTSLSKLPSFLVKHPGLNSGFMITQYACAALASENKVLAHPASVDSIPSCENQEDFVSMGTIAARKAGEILKNSRRIVATEIMAACQALDLKPENGKLGKGTQPAYDVFRKTLKFIEFDKDIEIYDELNKASEVIESKEFLAAVEKEADLTIQF; this comes from the coding sequence ATGACAAAAATTTTGAATTTAGATGGTGAAAGTTTAACACTAGAAGATGTGGTAACTGTTGCGCGTGAAGGTCAACAATGTCAAATTGACGAAAATGCCAAAAAAGAAGTGACTGAATCACGTAAAATTGTCGATGATATTGTAAGAGAAAAAAGAGTTGTTTACGGTGTAACAACAGGTTTTGGTTCTCTATGTAACGTTTCTATCTCACCAGAAGATGCAACTCAATTACAAGAAAACTTAATTAGAACTCACTCATCAGGTTTTGGCGATCCATTACCAGAAGATACTGTTCGTGCCATCATGTTAATCCGTATTAACTCATTAGTTAAAGGATTCTCTGGAATTCGTCTTTCAACAATTGAAAAATTACTTGAACTTTTAAATAAAGGCGTTCATCCTTATATTCCTGAAAAAGGTTCACTTGGAGCTTCCGGTGACTTGGCTCCACTTGCTCACATGGTATTACCAATCCTAGGTTTAGGTAAAGCATACTATAAAGGTGAATTATTGCCAGGTAAAGAAGCTTTGAAAAAAGCAGGTATCGAACCTATTCAACTGGCTGCCAAAGAAGGACTTGCCCTAATCAATGGTACAACAGTATTGACAGCAATTGGTGCTCTTGCAACTTATGATGCCATTCAATTGTTAAAACTTTCAGATATCGCTGGCGCACTTTCTCTAGAAGTACACAATGGTATTAACAGTCCATTCGAAGAAAGATTGCATACAATTCGCCCTCAAAGCGGACAACTTGCTACAGCTCGTAATATCCGTAATCTAATTGAAGGCAGTAAGAATATATCTGAAGCTACGCAAAATCACGTACAAGACCCTTACACATTACGTTGTATCCCACAAATTCATGGCGCAAGCAAAGATTCAATTGCTTATGTAAAAGAAAAAGTGGAAATTGAAATTAACTCAGTTACTGATAACCCAATCATCTGTAAAGATGGACACGTTATTTCAGGTGGTAACTTCCATGGTGAACCAATGGCTCAACCATTTGATTTCCTTGGAATTGCTATTTCAGAAATTGGTAATGTTTCAGAACGTCGTGTTGAACGTCTTGTAAATACAAGTTTGAGTAAATTACCATCATTCTTAGTTAAACACCCAGGACTAAATTCAGGATTTATGATTACCCAATATGCTTGTGCTGCACTTGCATCAGAAAACAAGGTTCTAGCTCATCCAGCTAGTGTGGATTCAATTCCATCTTGTGAAAACCAAGAAGACTTTGTAAGTATGGGTACAATAGCTGCGCGCAAAGCAGGAGAAATTCTTAAGAATTCACGTCGCATTGTTGCTACAGAAATTATGGCTGCTTGCCAAGCCTTGGATCTTAAACCAGAAAATGGAAAACTTGGCAAAGGTACACAACCAGCGTATGATGTATTCCGTAAAACTCTTAAATTTATTGAATTTGATAAAGATATCGAAATCTATGATGAATTGAATAAAGCATCTGAAGTTATCGAAAGTAAAGAATTCTTAGCTGCAGTTGAAAAAGAAGCAGACCTTACAATTCAATTCTAG
- the hutG gene encoding formimidoylglutamase produces MLSNYFPTSYSYYRPGIEDTDLYNAKWGMLMSFLDLNNLDLVPAQGIAFGIIGFKSDKGVYINNGRVGAGEGPIAIRSQLAKLPWHFGNSVRLYDCGDIDAPNHSLEDMQMALAAAVKRMRELQIVPIVLGGGHGTAFGHYLGLKESMDPLEELAVINMDAHFDLRPYEHTGPNSGTGFRQMFDYTLSNHQIFPYMVLGIQEHNNNLFLFDFVAKSKAIQFLTGQDMYMMGYQDVCLAVDDFLKDKEHIYLTIDMDCINAGHAPGVSAIQSLGVDPQLALIVLQHIAASGKLIGFDLVEVSPPHDIDNHTANLAATFIFYITQILAQNHQIIKSIR; encoded by the coding sequence ATGTTAAGCAATTATTTCCCAACAAGTTACTCATATTATAGACCTGGGATTGAAGATACAGATTTATATAACGCTAAGTGGGGAATGCTCATGTCATTCCTTGATTTAAATAATCTGGACTTGGTCCCTGCACAAGGAATTGCCTTTGGAATCATTGGATTTAAAAGTGATAAAGGTGTCTATATCAATAATGGACGGGTTGGGGCCGGGGAAGGTCCAATTGCCATTCGGTCACAGTTAGCTAAGTTACCTTGGCACTTTGGTAATTCGGTTCGTTTATATGATTGTGGTGATATTGATGCACCGAACCATTCATTAGAGGATATGCAAATGGCGCTTGCGGCAGCTGTGAAACGAATGAGGGAATTACAGATTGTCCCCATCGTTTTAGGCGGAGGTCATGGAACTGCCTTTGGCCATTATTTAGGACTAAAAGAGTCAATGGACCCTCTGGAGGAGTTGGCTGTCATTAATATGGATGCTCATTTTGATCTTCGACCTTATGAGCATACTGGCCCAAATTCTGGTACAGGATTTAGACAAATGTTTGATTATACTTTGAGTAATCATCAGATTTTCCCCTATATGGTGCTTGGTATTCAAGAGCATAATAATAATCTTTTTCTTTTTGATTTTGTTGCCAAATCAAAAGCTATCCAATTTTTAACAGGCCAAGATATGTACATGATGGGTTACCAAGATGTTTGTCTGGCAGTTGATGATTTTTTGAAAGATAAAGAACATATCTATTTAACCATAGACATGGACTGCATTAATGCTGGTCATGCCCCTGGGGTTAGTGCGATTCAATCCTTAGGTGTAGACCCTCAATTAGCTCTGATTGTCTTGCAACACATAGCGGCAAGTGGTAAATTGATTGGTTTTGACCTAGTCGAAGTTTCTCCTCCGCATGATATCGATAACCATACAGCTAATTTAGCAGCAACTTTTATTTTTTACATTACCCAGATTCTTGCACAGAATCATCAAATCATTAAAAGTATAAGATAA
- a CDS encoding AAA family ATPase, whose amino-acid sequence MSVLTLNLLGNPSILLDQKEIFFSFSKINALLYYMVINGNVNRDQIAGILWEDKDNQTAKKNLRNTIYQVNKILGDDFIICPSRSILAFNPDLTVESDVTEFLTNPKHHLDLYKGDFLQGFYLKSNETFDLWLTKMRSHCEQMFIKYSYQKIEQMLTTAPFEEVEETIFHLIAIDEYEEKNYQLLMRLYQHHHRFGKVIEIYYKMVNLLDKELGIAPSETSQQIYEEVVAKNRNKRKVTQFLKTTNQFYGRINEIKALENYFDKILESSQPRTMLLVGGTGIGKRTVTRQVLSNQTKEFQIVTSECFREDRQNSLRLWQEITDGLGDLVIQHQLMTISEWKNRIQDFFPSLLSNKSVLINQSELVTFIIDLIKGIAERKATVILIEDIHFMDADGINLLQNIINHIKNLPVAFVLTKHIDSSRELDVFINQLVYRKQLDQLKLNPLSEKESLAYLHQNLDHLNLGDQDFQKILTLSQGNPFFLSEYCAQQLQGYKFQALTPAMEAKFSIKLEQVNSQGAELLNYLACFQMSAPLTLLSELLTLPYQDCLDIVEDLCHQQILEETYSEQEVNCRFHQSLFAIYCYDHLTIAKRRMMHAQIAQSLENSIHQHHDPSHLFNEISYHYKCAKQPIKALAFQLNYLESTLQFHHELFPIYTQTNEQISPSWNEKHQLIQNQFNLIRKQIEELRLRYEKIKDFQESMIKFLYLEGCYMIRVGQYQQGIANIQRVIAFANEWHHTDYLLEGYRQLIYYCIQVENIPEMKYYTDLALDASVEANNHEAIAINLRLHGLYYLMVGRIDDAIHQIKESINCFSLTASLQSKYAIQIAAALDYLAEIKQMQGNPDQAMAYQQKAITLSQNNLNEPSIISFYIGLGISYYYKQDFENADRIFIQSKEALKSLSFPWKETQLEVYSTLINCAKGDYQSLINVINKQDCLISRYSNPRDKGYINYLFAIIAYKLQLKIICDDTLQSLLPHDFQYYYSTAKTHLNPYRDCQLIKELDSLNQKIIITK is encoded by the coding sequence ATGTCAGTACTAACACTTAATTTATTAGGCAACCCTTCTATTCTTCTTGATCAAAAAGAAATATTTTTTTCCTTCTCTAAAATTAATGCCTTGCTCTATTATATGGTGATTAACGGCAATGTTAATCGTGACCAAATTGCAGGAATCCTTTGGGAAGATAAAGATAATCAAACTGCTAAAAAAAATCTGCGTAATACAATTTATCAAGTTAATAAAATTTTGGGAGACGATTTTATTATCTGTCCTAGTCGTTCAATCCTAGCTTTCAACCCCGACTTAACTGTTGAATCTGATGTTACTGAGTTTTTAACAAACCCAAAACATCATCTTGATTTATATAAGGGGGATTTCTTACAAGGTTTCTACTTAAAATCGAATGAAACCTTCGACCTTTGGTTAACCAAAATGCGTTCTCATTGTGAACAGATGTTTATCAAATATTCTTATCAAAAAATTGAACAGATGTTAACGACTGCTCCTTTTGAAGAGGTTGAAGAGACAATCTTTCATTTAATAGCAATTGATGAATATGAAGAGAAAAATTACCAATTATTAATGCGTCTTTATCAACACCACCATCGTTTCGGAAAAGTGATTGAGATCTATTATAAAATGGTCAATTTATTAGATAAGGAACTAGGAATAGCACCCAGTGAAACTAGTCAACAAATCTATGAAGAAGTTGTTGCTAAAAACCGAAACAAAAGAAAAGTTACCCAGTTTCTCAAAACAACTAATCAATTTTATGGACGAATAAATGAAATCAAGGCGCTCGAAAATTATTTCGATAAGATCCTTGAAAGTTCTCAACCTCGAACAATGCTCTTAGTTGGTGGCACCGGCATTGGAAAAAGAACGGTTACTCGACAAGTCCTTTCAAATCAAACTAAAGAATTTCAAATTGTTACCTCTGAATGTTTCCGGGAGGATCGTCAAAATTCACTACGTCTCTGGCAAGAAATAACTGATGGTTTAGGAGATTTAGTTATCCAACACCAACTAATGACGATAAGTGAATGGAAAAATCGTATCCAGGATTTCTTTCCATCCCTACTTTCTAATAAAAGTGTCTTAATAAATCAATCAGAATTAGTTACTTTTATAATTGATTTGATTAAAGGAATCGCTGAACGAAAAGCAACTGTTATCCTAATTGAAGATATCCATTTTATGGACGCTGACGGAATCAACTTACTCCAAAACATTATCAATCATATCAAGAATTTACCTGTTGCTTTCGTCTTGACGAAACATATTGATTCTTCAAGAGAATTGGACGTGTTTATCAATCAATTGGTCTATAGAAAACAATTGGATCAACTTAAATTAAATCCCTTATCAGAGAAGGAAAGTTTAGCTTATCTTCACCAAAACCTAGACCATTTGAATTTAGGGGACCAAGATTTTCAAAAAATTCTCACCCTTAGTCAAGGTAACCCATTTTTCCTTTCAGAATACTGTGCGCAGCAATTGCAAGGCTATAAATTCCAAGCCTTAACCCCTGCAATGGAAGCAAAATTTTCTATTAAATTAGAACAGGTCAATAGCCAGGGAGCGGAGCTATTAAATTACCTCGCTTGTTTCCAAATGTCTGCTCCATTGACACTTTTGTCAGAGTTACTTACTCTACCTTACCAAGATTGTTTAGATATAGTTGAAGACTTATGCCATCAACAAATTCTTGAGGAAACCTATAGTGAACAAGAAGTCAATTGTCGTTTCCATCAGTCACTATTTGCCATTTACTGCTATGATCACTTAACAATTGCTAAACGCAGAATGATGCACGCGCAAATTGCTCAAAGTTTAGAAAATAGTATCCACCAACATCATGATCCCAGTCACCTCTTTAATGAGATTTCTTATCATTATAAATGTGCCAAACAACCAATTAAAGCCTTAGCTTTTCAATTGAATTATCTAGAATCTACCTTACAATTCCACCATGAACTGTTTCCAATTTACACCCAAACCAATGAGCAAATCAGTCCTTCTTGGAATGAGAAACATCAGCTCATCCAAAATCAATTTAATCTGATTCGTAAACAAATAGAAGAACTAAGATTACGTTATGAGAAAATCAAAGATTTCCAAGAGTCGATGATTAAGTTCCTCTATTTAGAAGGTTGCTACATGATTCGAGTCGGTCAGTATCAACAAGGAATTGCCAATATCCAAAGAGTAATTGCTTTCGCTAATGAGTGGCACCACACAGACTACTTACTTGAAGGATATCGCCAATTGATTTACTACTGTATCCAAGTAGAAAATATCCCCGAAATGAAGTATTATACTGATTTAGCACTTGATGCATCGGTAGAGGCAAATAACCATGAAGCTATCGCGATCAATCTTAGATTGCATGGCCTCTACTATCTGATGGTTGGAAGAATTGACGACGCTATTCACCAGATAAAAGAATCAATTAATTGCTTCAGTTTGACAGCTAGTCTCCAAAGTAAATATGCCATTCAAATTGCTGCTGCGCTAGACTATTTGGCAGAAATTAAGCAAATGCAAGGTAATCCCGATCAAGCCATGGCCTATCAACAAAAAGCAATCACATTGTCACAAAATAATTTAAATGAGCCATCTATTATCTCATTCTATATTGGTTTAGGAATTTCCTATTATTACAAACAGGATTTTGAAAATGCTGACCGAATCTTTATTCAATCCAAGGAAGCACTAAAATCATTGAGTTTTCCTTGGAAAGAAACGCAATTAGAAGTTTATTCCACTCTAATTAATTGTGCTAAAGGTGATTATCAGTCTTTAATTAATGTCATTAATAAACAAGATTGTTTGATTTCACGCTATTCAAATCCTCGAGATAAGGGCTATATTAATTATTTATTTGCAATTATTGCTTACAAACTACAACTGAAAATCATTTGTGATGACACCCTTCAGTCTCTTTTGCCACATGATTTCCAATATTATTATTCGACTGCAAAGACACATCTCAATCCATATCGAGACTGTCAATTAATCAAAGAACTAGATTCCCTTAACCAAAAAATCATCATAACTAAGTAA
- the lysS gene encoding lysine--tRNA ligase, with amino-acid sequence MSNEHIEELNDQQIVRREKMTALAEQGIDPFGKRFERTANSAQLKEKYADKSKEELHDLNETAIVAGRLMTKRGKGKVGFAHLQDREGQIQLYVRKDAVGEENYDIFKKADLGDFIGVEGEVMRTDMGELSIKATKLTHLSKSLRPLPEKFHGLTDIETIYRKRHLDLISNRESFDRFVTRSKMISEIRRYLDGMDFLEVETPVLHNEAGGAAARPFVTHHNAQNIDMVLRIATELHLKRLIVGGMERVYEIGRIFRNEGMDATHNPEFTSIEVYQAYADYQDIMNLTEGIIQHAANAVKGDGPIDYQGNEILINQPFKRVHMVDAIKEVTGIDFWPEMSIEDALALAKEKHVPLEKHFTSVGHIINAFFEEFVEETLIQPTFVFGHPVEVSPLAKKNPEDGRFTDRFELFIMTKEYANAFTELNDPIDQLSRFEAQAQAKELGDDEATGIDYDFVEALEYGMPPTGGLGIGIDRLCMLLTNTTTIRDVLLFPTMK; translated from the coding sequence ATGTCTAACGAACACATCGAAGAATTAAATGATCAACAGATTGTCCGTCGTGAAAAAATGACGGCTTTAGCTGAACAAGGAATTGATCCATTCGGTAAGCGTTTCGAACGCACTGCCAATTCAGCACAATTAAAAGAAAAATACGCTGACAAATCTAAAGAAGAATTACATGATTTAAATGAAACTGCCATCGTTGCAGGTCGTCTTATGACAAAACGTGGCAAAGGAAAAGTAGGCTTTGCCCACTTACAAGACCGTGAAGGTCAAATCCAACTTTACGTCCGTAAAGATGCTGTTGGTGAAGAAAACTATGATATCTTTAAAAAAGCCGATTTAGGTGATTTTATTGGTGTTGAAGGTGAAGTTATGCGAACTGATATGGGTGAGTTGTCTATCAAAGCAACAAAATTAACTCATTTGTCTAAATCACTTCGTCCTTTACCTGAGAAATTCCACGGTTTAACAGATATTGAAACAATCTATCGTAAACGTCACTTGGATTTAATTTCGAATCGCGAAAGTTTTGATCGTTTTGTTACACGTTCAAAAATGATTTCAGAAATCCGTCGTTACTTGGATGGTATGGATTTCTTAGAAGTTGAAACACCTGTACTTCACAATGAAGCTGGTGGTGCTGCCGCTCGTCCATTTGTCACTCATCACAATGCACAAAACATTGATATGGTTCTTCGTATTGCAACAGAGCTTCACTTGAAACGCTTAATTGTTGGTGGTATGGAACGCGTTTATGAAATAGGTCGTATCTTCCGTAATGAAGGTATGGATGCTACACATAACCCTGAATTCACTTCAATTGAAGTTTATCAAGCCTATGCTGATTACCAAGACATCATGAACTTGACTGAAGGAATCATCCAACATGCAGCAAATGCTGTTAAAGGTGATGGACCAATTGACTATCAAGGAAATGAAATCTTAATTAATCAACCTTTCAAACGTGTTCATATGGTTGATGCCATTAAAGAAGTTACTGGAATTGATTTTTGGCCAGAAATGTCTATTGAAGATGCATTAGCTCTTGCCAAAGAAAAACATGTCCCACTTGAAAAACACTTTACAAGTGTTGGTCATATTATCAATGCTTTCTTTGAGGAATTTGTTGAAGAAACATTAATTCAACCTACCTTTGTCTTTGGACATCCAGTTGAAGTTTCTCCTTTAGCTAAGAAAAACCCTGAAGATGGTCGTTTCACAGACCGCTTTGAGTTATTTATTATGACTAAAGAGTATGCTAATGCATTCACGGAGTTGAATGATCCAATTGATCAACTTTCTCGTTTCGAAGCCCAAGCTCAAGCTAAAGAGCTTGGTGACGATGAAGCAACTGGTATTGACTATGACTTCGTTGAAGCACTTGAATATGGTATGCCACCGACTGGTGGTCTTGGAATTGGGATTGACAGATTATGTATGTTGTTAACAAACACTACTACTATCCGCGATGTTCTACTATTCCCAACAATGAAATAA
- a CDS encoding HAD family hydrolase, translating to MITAIVFDVDDTIYDQQAPYCQAMEKCFPNFDMSVINQAYIRFRHYSDIGFPRVMAGEWTTEYFRFWRCKETLLEFGYKEISQTEGEHFQAVYEDELENITMLEEMRMTLDFLKSKGVPMGIITNGPTEHQLKKVKKLGLYDYVDQKRVIVSQATGFQKPEKEIFNLAAEQFDMNPSTTLYVGDSYDNDIMGAFNGGWHSMWFNHRGRKLKTGTKPVFDVAIDNFEQLFGAVKVLFDLPDNKFIFDVNDKKNPILELGLNNGLMMAAERLLESNMSIDKVVILLRLDKQQEKILRMKYVK from the coding sequence ATGATTACAGCAATTGTTTTTGATGTTGACGACACTATCTATGACCAACAAGCGCCATATTGCCAGGCTATGGAAAAGTGTTTCCCAAATTTTGATATGTCAGTTATTAATCAAGCTTATATTCGTTTTAGACATTACTCAGATATTGGTTTTCCTCGTGTAATGGCTGGTGAATGGACAACTGAGTACTTTAGGTTTTGGCGTTGTAAAGAAACTCTCCTTGAATTTGGTTACAAGGAAATCAGTCAAACTGAAGGAGAACATTTTCAAGCTGTTTATGAAGATGAACTGGAAAATATTACAATGCTTGAAGAAATGCGAATGACTTTAGATTTCTTAAAATCTAAAGGTGTTCCGATGGGAATTATCACTAATGGTCCAACTGAGCATCAATTGAAAAAAGTGAAAAAGTTAGGTTTGTATGACTATGTTGATCAAAAACGGGTCATTGTTAGTCAAGCTACTGGTTTTCAAAAACCCGAAAAGGAAATTTTTAATTTAGCAGCAGAACAATTTGATATGAATCCATCGACTACTTTATATGTCGGAGATTCTTATGATAATGACATTATGGGCGCCTTTAATGGTGGTTGGCATTCTATGTGGTTCAACCATCGTGGCAGAAAATTAAAGACAGGAACAAAACCTGTCTTTGACGTTGCTATCGACAACTTTGAACAACTCTTTGGCGCAGTTAAAGTCCTATTTGACTTACCTGATAACAAATTCATTTTTGACGTCAATGATAAGAAAAATCCAATTCTCGAATTAGGTTTAAACAATGGATTAATGATGGCAGCAGAGCGATTACTTGAAAGTAATATGAGTATTGATAAAGTTGTTATTTTATTAAGACTAGACAAACAGCAAGAAAAAATCTTGCGCATGAAATATGTTAAATAA
- a CDS encoding histidine phosphatase family protein — MKLYFVRHGKTEWNLEGRFQGASGDSPLLEESYEEIKALGQVLASVDFDAIYSSDLNRAKQTTELLLENANQECPIIYTKSLREWKLGKLEGTKIATMTAIYPRQMEAFSNNLAKFNASQFEAESIYQTTFRVKKLIQSFEEKDYQHVLLVGHGANLTASIRSLLGFEPALLRAQGGLDNASLTILETDDNKNFNCLLWNDKPYLDDKIH, encoded by the coding sequence ATGAAGTTATATTTTGTGAGACATGGAAAAACTGAGTGGAATCTAGAAGGACGATTTCAAGGTGCATCTGGTGATTCGCCATTATTGGAAGAGTCATATGAAGAAATTAAAGCTCTAGGTCAAGTCCTTGCAAGTGTCGATTTTGATGCTATTTATTCTAGTGACTTAAATCGAGCAAAGCAGACAACAGAGTTATTATTAGAAAATGCTAATCAAGAATGTCCTATTATCTATACCAAATCTCTACGTGAATGGAAACTAGGTAAATTAGAAGGGACAAAAATTGCTACGATGACTGCTATTTATCCTCGTCAGATGGAAGCTTTCAGTAATAATTTAGCCAAATTTAATGCTAGTCAATTTGAAGCTGAATCAATTTATCAAACGACATTCAGAGTTAAAAAACTGATTCAAAGCTTTGAAGAAAAAGATTACCAGCATGTCTTATTAGTTGGACATGGAGCAAATTTGACAGCTTCAATACGTTCACTGCTTGGATTTGAACCGGCTTTATTAAGAGCTCAAGGTGGACTAGATAATGCTAGCCTGACTATTCTAGAAACTGATGATAATAAAAACTTTAATTGTTTATTATGGAATGATAAACCTTACTTAGATGATAAAATTCATTAA
- a CDS encoding YccF domain-containing protein, which translates to MKFLGNIIWFLCSGLWAWLSWTFIGLLFSITIVGLPVGIQCFKIANFGLFPFGKDIEIGQSGTSLLLNLIWIICFGWQLAAVHLTSAILLCISIIGIPFAVQSLKLAKLSLFPFGAKFILN; encoded by the coding sequence ATGAAATTTCTAGGAAATATTATCTGGTTTCTTTGTTCTGGTCTATGGGCTTGGTTGTCATGGACTTTCATCGGTCTACTATTTTCAATCACCATTGTTGGCTTACCTGTCGGAATACAATGCTTTAAAATTGCTAATTTTGGCTTGTTTCCCTTTGGGAAAGATATTGAAATTGGCCAATCTGGAACTAGTTTATTATTAAATCTGATTTGGATTATTTGTTTCGGCTGGCAATTAGCTGCTGTTCACTTAACCTCTGCCATTTTATTATGTATTAGTATAATTGGTATCCCATTTGCCGTTCAATCTTTGAAATTAGCAAAATTAAGCCTATTTCCTTTTGGGGCTAAGTTTATTTTGAATTAG
- a CDS encoding aminoacyl-tRNA deacylase: MAKKAKLKKTLVEQILDKAKISYQSLAINALKGELPDGIEKADVFKTLALVGDKTGPIIGILSITNHLSEKKLAKISGNKKVSMIPQKDLQKTTGYIHGANNPVGIHQKHPYPIFFDQSALDKGSLIVSAGELGRSIQVDSQQLADFVDGHFADIKE; the protein is encoded by the coding sequence ATGGCAAAAAAGGCAAAACTCAAAAAAACCTTAGTTGAACAAATTTTAGATAAAGCGAAAATCAGCTACCAAAGCTTAGCAATTAATGCCCTAAAAGGGGAGTTACCTGATGGGATTGAGAAAGCTGATGTTTTCAAAACCTTAGCCTTAGTTGGTGATAAAACTGGGCCAATTATTGGCATTTTGTCTATTACAAATCATTTGTCTGAGAAAAAATTAGCCAAGATTTCTGGAAACAAAAAGGTTTCAATGATTCCACAAAAAGATCTTCAAAAGACAACTGGTTACATTCATGGAGCTAACAATCCTGTTGGTATCCATCAAAAACATCCTTACCCAATTTTTTTCGACCAGTCCGCACTTGATAAAGGAAGCTTAATCGTTTCTGCTGGAGAGCTGGGCCGGTCTATTCAAGTGGATAGTCAACAATTGGCTGATTTTGTTGACGGTCACTTCGCTGATATTAAGGAGTAA